CATTATCTCACAATTAAACTCtagtctagtttcttcttcaaTCCTATTTCTCTAATCTCTAAACATTCAAACGCCTAAACAACAAGTGTGATATTTACAATAACCCCCTTGGACCTAACAGATGCTTAGATAAAAGCTATCTATATATGCCCCATTGCATCCCTTCTTTCCTAAACAAATTGTAAAGAAATTGTAGGACTAGTTTGATTTGTTCCCCTCAACCCACTGATTTCAGTAGTCCTGCTAGTGgcattgtttttttatttttttattttttttttattattaatcttTTGTACAGGGCTTCTGTCAATTGCAAATGCTTGCCCTGAAACAAACAGGGCTGCTGTCAatccttttttcttattttgtgttgATTATTTTCATTGTCATTGCAATACGGAAGGTTGTTGTTTTGTTCAAGATTATTGAGGGATTGGCCTTTATTCTTTGTTGGTAACAATTCCTTAACTGTagctttcacttttttttctcaaattaagTTACTTATTACATACTTCATTTGGAAATTATTTACtcattttacccaaaatttattttccattttgctGTTCATTGCAGTTTTGCACTCTCAATTTTTCACTTGCTGCTGTTATAGCAGAGAAGTTAGTACAAATGAAGTATATCTCTGAACTGGTAAGTGATCCAACTCCAATTGTTTCTACTTGCAGGGCAAGTGAGTGTAATGTTGGTGGAACACCTCCCATCTCTTCCATCCCACTCTCTGCATTGGGAGTTTTGGATGGAGATGGACTATGTTCCTCTTCTGTGAAAGAAAgtctctaattaaaaaaataaaaaagactatATGAAATAATCAgtgaattttcacaaaaaataagtCCAATTATTTATAAGTGATAACTTTTCTTACTTTTCAAATGAAATGAATTCTAggaatagaaattttattatattgtaatACTTGTTATTAGGTAGTACTATAATTGTAAGTAAtgttggcattttttttttttttaaatttctcctATGTTGAGTCACCGAATGAATGAAAAGCTTACCttctacattttttatttatttatttattttttgtggtagAAGCTAAACTTCTACTTTACTACTGTATGTGGATGTAGTCATTTTACTTCATTTAATCAAAATGACAGTCTTatccatttttttcttaatctaaGGTATTTTTATCTTGTGtaaatttcttttagtttcCTACTTCATTCCAGAGTTTGAGAAGTTTTGTTAGCCTACCACTCAACAATCATAGGGGATAATTTTTAATTACCAAATGATGTCCTGTTCAATTGGAATGTAAGCTTATATGTGCTTCTATGGATTGCTTGTTAGTAATTCAGTAGAACATGATTCGTAGTTTATTTAAGTCACAACTCTATGTTCTAAATGAAAATTGTTTGGATGAGAAAGATATtgctttcaaatttttagttcTAGTAATCGTTGATTGCTTTTAGCAATTATTaaaccaaaatctgaaatttcaaTGAATAATGAAGATAGGAAGGGAACCCCTTCCATACCAACTTGTTCAAGAAGCTTGAGTTTGAAGGTCCAAAATATGCTAAGGATAATCTGCTGATAAAATTTTCAGATGATGCAGTTAAACCTCAACCATTTGATCCAGTAACAATCCCAAAGTATGGCCAAATTCAAGATGCAAAAGCAGTTACAGGGCCTTTTGTGCATTTCAGCAACGGTGGTTCCATCATGATGGAGGCCTCTCATGCCAAGGCTCCTCGAAGTCCTACTAGTACTACCTATCAGAAGCGAGTTATTAGAATAGATGGTAGAACACAAATTCCTACTCTTCAGCTACCAAAGTCACCTGAACTGCCGATACGTGCCAGAAATGAGGTTCAGAATATGATGCAAAGTGAGCTCACTCTTTCTACAGATTTCCAAACACCCAACTTGATTGGTAGCGCAAATGGTAAGGGATCTCAAATAAGGAGATCACTGCGGACAATTGGAAAACTGATTAGCGGCTCTGAGAAAAGGTGAGACTAGTttgttttgggggaaaaaaaggttCTTTTCTAATTATAGAGAGGAACTCTGGCTGGCACGGTATATCATTTCAAcatttcaatgaaaaatttcAGGAATCAACAGAATTTGATGGAACTCCAGACACCCATCAAAGGTGCTATTAATGTCAATGGTCCCAAGTCACCAGTGACTGCTAATGCTAGGACTCATAGGAGACAATCACTAACTGGCATTCCAGCGTCAGGGTCTGACAAGTCCCGAAGATCTTCTCTTGGACGGAAGTCAAATGATTCTAGTAAGTAAACCAATACAAGTGTCATTGCGTGAGATTAATATTGGTTACACACCTCACACTATCCTTAAACCATATTACAAGCGAAATCTTCTTTGTCTTTATGATCTGAGATcaatgttgttttcttttgtagACACAAAAGAAAATAGGAATGCTAAGACACCTCCTCCAGGACACCCATCAACAAAGATAAGTAAGAGGTGGCTATAGATTGTATGATGATGCTAGTTGTATGACTGCAGCAGTGCTTTGACTCGAACCATACTGACATTGCTGACATTTGAGTTACAACATACTCCAACATTTGCCTAGAAAGAGAATTTTGCTGTTGGATTGTGTTATCTGACGCGATCAACATGCTGCCCATGTAGAAGGGGAATAAAATGTCTACTTGTTATCGATCTACTTGATTCTATAGCCCAATTTTGACTGCAAAATGTTTTTGCTTCTTGTTAACTAATTCTTCATCACTTCATGTAAAAATACTGAAAcgctgtaattttttttttttttggtaataaaagGTTTATTTTCCAAGTGGTATGTTACTTAAGTTTAAATTTATGTttggttaaataaaattttgtttaataccAATGTTATACTATATAACATTTATGTATAGCAAGAAAAAGTTTAGAGAAGGCATGAgctcttttttgttgttgttttgataaTTCTGCATATCTTATTCTCTGCCATTGATATGCCATTCATATGGTAAGCAGAAGCCTATAACCATAAATATGAACAATTACGACCTCTGAACATAATTGCTGGAGTGGCCACCGCGGCCACATATAATAGCAACTAACCAGAAAGTGCAACAAGTCGAGAACTGAATATCACTtgttattaaaaagaaaaaaaatgttgtctATAATGCTGGAAAGTGCAACAAAGTTGCCTCGgcaattttttttgatgaatgccTCGGCAATTTCAATCACTATATATAGTATCCCATT
The DNA window shown above is from Quercus lobata isolate SW786 chromosome 7, ValleyOak3.0 Primary Assembly, whole genome shotgun sequence and carries:
- the LOC115952215 gene encoding kinesin-like protein KIN-14L, yielding MMEASHAKAPRSPTSTTYQKRVIRIDGRTQIPTLQLPKSPELPIRARNEVQNMMQSELTLSTDFQTPNLIGSANGKGSQIRRSLRTIGKLISGSEKRNQQNLMELQTPIKGAINVNGPKSPVTANARTHRRQSLTGIPASGSDKSRRSSLGRKSNDSNTKENRNAKTPPPGHPSTKISKRWL